From Micromonospora rhizosphaerae, the proteins below share one genomic window:
- a CDS encoding bifunctional 4-hydroxy-2-oxoglutarate aldolase/2-dehydro-3-deoxy-phosphogluconate aldolase: MTLDLTGELAATRLLAVIRGTDTAAAIATGTALLAEGVRVVEVALTTPGALDAIAAIRAAAPAGSLVGAGTVLTPAAVADVAAAGAQFVVTPAVVDSIPEAVRRGLPVAAGALTPTEAYAAVNAGAAVVKLFPASLGGPAYLKALRDPFPDIPFVAVGGVGLAELPGYLAAGAIAVGVGGPLVGDAASGGDLDALRERARAYRAATS; the protein is encoded by the coding sequence ATGACCCTCGACCTCACCGGCGAACTCGCCGCCACCCGCCTGCTGGCGGTCATCCGGGGCACCGACACCGCCGCTGCCATCGCCACCGGCACCGCCCTGCTGGCCGAGGGCGTACGCGTGGTGGAGGTGGCCCTGACCACGCCCGGCGCGCTCGACGCCATCGCCGCGATCCGGGCGGCGGCGCCGGCCGGATCGCTGGTCGGCGCCGGAACGGTGCTCACCCCGGCCGCTGTCGCCGACGTGGCGGCGGCCGGCGCGCAGTTCGTCGTCACCCCGGCCGTCGTCGACTCCATCCCCGAGGCGGTCCGCCGCGGACTCCCGGTCGCCGCCGGGGCGCTCACCCCCACGGAGGCGTACGCGGCCGTCAACGCGGGCGCGGCCGTGGTGAAGCTCTTCCCGGCGTCGCTGGGCGGGCCGGCGTACCTGAAGGCGCTGCGTGACCCGTTCCCGGACATCCCGTTCGTCGCGGTCGGCGGGGTGGGCCTGGCGGAGCTGCCCGGTTACCTGGCCGCCGGCGCGATCGCCGTCGGCGTCGGTGGTCCGTTGGTCGGTGACGCGGCGTCCGGCGGTGACCTGGACGCGCTGCGGGAGCGGGCCCGGGCCTACCGGGCCGCGACGTCATGA
- a CDS encoding sugar kinase, with translation MTGLDLLTFGEALVSLRAAGPLAAGGALTMHLAGAEANVAIGLARLGHRTAWAGRVSEDELGGYVLRELRAEGVGVDHVTRDPERPAGLMFLERRTADLTRVRYHRAGSAGSALSVEDLRPALAAGAHVLHLTGITPALSDSAREATRWAAETASRSGALVCLDVNHRARLWTRDAARAVLTPLAGYASVVVASEDELELVGEPGADEPAVVAALLDRGVETVLVTLGADGARAYTRDGVREAAALPVTAVDTVGAGDAFTAGYLSGHLDGLDLAGRLRRAVTLGAFAVAGHGDWEALPRRDELSLLDDLQPGSTLR, from the coding sequence ATGACCGGGCTCGACCTGCTCACCTTCGGCGAGGCGCTGGTGTCGCTGCGGGCGGCCGGGCCGCTGGCCGCCGGCGGCGCCCTGACCATGCACCTGGCCGGCGCCGAGGCCAACGTGGCGATCGGGCTGGCCCGGCTCGGCCACCGGACGGCCTGGGCCGGCCGGGTCAGCGAGGACGAGCTCGGCGGATACGTGCTGCGCGAGCTGCGCGCCGAGGGCGTCGGCGTCGACCACGTGACCCGCGATCCCGAGCGGCCCGCCGGGCTGATGTTCCTGGAACGGCGCACCGCCGACCTGACCCGGGTGCGCTACCACCGGGCCGGATCCGCCGGCTCGGCGCTGTCGGTCGAGGACCTGCGCCCGGCCCTGGCCGCCGGCGCCCACGTGCTGCACCTGACCGGCATCACCCCGGCGCTCTCCGACAGCGCCCGCGAGGCCACCCGGTGGGCGGCCGAGACCGCGTCCCGGTCCGGGGCGCTGGTCTGCCTCGACGTCAACCACCGGGCGCGGCTCTGGACCCGGGACGCCGCCCGCGCGGTGCTCACCCCGCTCGCCGGGTACGCCTCGGTCGTCGTCGCCTCGGAAGACGAGCTCGAACTCGTCGGCGAGCCCGGCGCGGACGAGCCGGCCGTGGTGGCCGCTCTGCTTGACCGCGGGGTGGAGACCGTGCTGGTCACACTCGGCGCGGACGGCGCCCGGGCGTACACCCGCGACGGGGTCCGGGAGGCGGCGGCGCTGCCCGTCACCGCGGTCGACACCGTCGGCGCGGGCGACGCCTTCACCGCCGGCTACCTCTCCGGTCATCTCGACGGACTCGACCTGGCCGGGCGGCTGCGCCGCGCGGTCACCCTCGGCGCCTTCGCGGTCGCCGGTCACGGCGACTGGGAGGCCCTGCCGCGCCGTGACGAACTGTCCCTCCTCGACGACCTGCAGCCCGGCAGCACCCTTCGCTGA
- the manD gene encoding D-mannonate dehydratase ManD: MKIIAADVIVSSPDRNFVTLKITTDEGLTGLGDGTLNGRELSVASYLADHVVPLLIGRDPHRIEDTWQFLYRSAYWRRGPVTMAAIAAVDVALWDIKAKAAGMPLYQLLGGASRTGIMAYGHASGRDLPELFDSIRRHLELGYRSIRVQTSVPGINAVYGVAAQPSVDGMRYDYEPAQRTPLPAEEDWDTRAYLRHLPGVFEAVRNEFGPELPLLHDGHHRMTPIQAAKLGKALEPYDLFWLEDCTPAENQDALRLVRQHTTTPLAIGEVFNTVWDYQTLIREQLIDYVRSAVTHTGGITAMRKLLDFAAQYQIKSGIHGPTDISPVGMAAALHLDLAIHNFGIQEYMQHGALTNEVFRQSFTFTDGYLHPGEQPGLGVQLDEEAAARFPYVPAYLPFNRLKDGTVHDW, from the coding sequence GTGAAGATCATCGCAGCGGACGTGATCGTCTCCAGTCCCGACCGGAACTTCGTCACCTTGAAGATCACCACGGACGAGGGCCTCACCGGCCTGGGGGACGGCACCCTCAACGGGCGGGAGCTGTCCGTCGCCTCCTATCTGGCTGACCACGTCGTCCCACTGCTGATCGGGCGGGACCCGCACCGGATCGAGGACACCTGGCAGTTCCTCTACCGCTCGGCGTACTGGCGGCGGGGACCGGTCACCATGGCCGCCATCGCCGCCGTGGACGTCGCGTTGTGGGACATCAAGGCCAAGGCCGCCGGGATGCCGCTCTACCAGCTGCTGGGCGGTGCGTCGCGGACCGGGATCATGGCGTACGGCCACGCTTCCGGGCGGGACCTGCCCGAGCTGTTCGACTCGATCCGCCGGCACCTCGAGCTCGGCTACCGGTCGATCCGGGTGCAGACCTCGGTGCCCGGCATCAACGCCGTCTACGGGGTGGCGGCGCAGCCCAGCGTCGACGGCATGCGGTACGACTACGAGCCGGCCCAGCGCACCCCGCTGCCCGCCGAGGAGGACTGGGACACCCGCGCGTACCTGCGGCACCTGCCCGGCGTCTTCGAGGCGGTCCGCAACGAGTTCGGCCCGGAGCTGCCGCTGCTGCACGACGGGCACCACCGGATGACGCCGATCCAGGCCGCCAAGCTCGGCAAGGCCCTCGAACCGTACGACCTGTTCTGGCTGGAGGACTGCACCCCGGCGGAGAACCAGGACGCGCTGCGCCTGGTCCGCCAGCACACCACCACGCCGCTGGCCATCGGCGAGGTCTTCAACACCGTCTGGGACTACCAGACCCTGATCCGGGAACAACTGATCGACTACGTCCGGTCCGCGGTCACCCACACCGGGGGCATCACCGCGATGCGGAAGCTGCTCGACTTCGCCGCGCAGTACCAGATCAAGTCCGGCATCCACGGCCCGACGGACATCTCGCCGGTGGGCATGGCCGCCGCGCTCCACCTCGACCTGGCCATCCACAACTTCGGCATCCAGGAGTACATGCAGCACGGCGCGCTGACCAACGAGGTGTTCCGGCAGTCGTTCACCTTCACCGACGGCTACCTGCATCCGGGAGAGCAGCCCGGCCTCGGCGTGCAGCTCGACGAGGAGGCCGCCGCCCGGTTCCCGTACGTGCCGGCGTACCTGCCGTTCAACCGGCTCAAGGACGGCACCGTCCATGACTGGTGA
- a CDS encoding gluconokinase — translation MTGDRRPTRHIVVMGVSGAGKTTVARGIGELTGLRFAEADEFHSEANVARMRSGVPLDDAARWPWLGELAAWMAARHAEGVSTVLTCSALKRSYRDVLRQGPPEVEFVHLAGSAELIRDRLTRRAGHYMPASLLDSQRAILEHLEPDESGVVLDVTLPPDELVAAAVTRLGLPARSAVCGR, via the coding sequence ATGACTGGTGACCGGCGGCCCACCCGGCACATCGTGGTGATGGGCGTGTCGGGCGCGGGCAAGACGACGGTGGCCCGGGGGATCGGTGAGCTGACCGGGCTGCGGTTCGCCGAGGCGGACGAGTTCCACTCCGAGGCCAACGTGGCGCGGATGCGCTCCGGCGTGCCGCTGGACGACGCGGCGCGCTGGCCCTGGCTGGGCGAGCTGGCGGCCTGGATGGCCGCCCGGCACGCCGAGGGCGTGTCCACGGTGTTGACCTGCTCGGCGTTGAAGCGGTCCTACCGCGACGTGCTCCGCCAGGGCCCGCCGGAGGTGGAGTTCGTCCACCTGGCCGGGTCGGCCGAGCTGATCCGGGACCGGTTGACCCGGCGCGCCGGGCACTACATGCCGGCGAGCCTGCTCGACTCCCAGCGGGCCATCCTGGAGCACCTGGAACCGGACGAGTCCGGGGTCGTGCTGGACGTGACGCTGCCGCCGGACGAGCTGGTGGCGGCGGCGGTCACCCGGCTCGGTCTGCCGGCGCGGAGTGCGGTCTGCGGTCGGTAG
- a CDS encoding YchJ family protein, translating to MTKRGARRSAAEDPNLPCPCGSGLPYAQCCGPLHRGESTAATAEALMRSRFSAFAVGDADYLLRSWHSSTRPARLRLDPGQRWTGLEILGTDRGGLFDTAGTVRFRAHYREAGRPGVQEEHSRFVREDGRWVYLDAVPE from the coding sequence GTGACGAAGCGCGGTGCCCGCCGGAGCGCGGCCGAGGATCCGAACCTGCCCTGCCCCTGCGGATCCGGCCTGCCGTACGCGCAGTGCTGCGGCCCGCTGCACCGGGGCGAGTCGACCGCCGCGACCGCCGAGGCGCTCATGCGCTCCCGGTTCAGCGCCTTCGCCGTCGGTGACGCCGACTACCTGCTGCGCAGCTGGCACTCCTCGACCCGGCCGGCGCGGCTGCGGCTGGACCCGGGGCAGCGGTGGACCGGTCTGGAGATCCTCGGGACCGACCGGGGCGGCCTCTTCGACACCGCCGGCACGGTGCGGTTCCGCGCCCACTACCGCGAGGCGGGCCGGCCGGGCGTGCAGGAGGAGCACAGCCGCTTCGTCCGCGAGGACGGCCGCTGGGTCTACCTGGACGCCGTGCCCGAGTGA
- a CDS encoding LVIVD repeat-containing protein: MRRPARFRSLVVVGAAVLLATMSAPAQAHEPWDDGSVPPPPPSSPADGYSRNMHLLSTAAHTGGVNSDLAFSGDLVFAGHYGGFRIIDISEPGEPVELADVHCNGPQGDVSVWGDLLFLSVDTPQSTPGCEGSRNVTAATPGAWEGVRVFDVSDPSAPRFLQAIRTDCGSHTHTLVPREDGGTYIYVASYPLSASNIGPDCRAPFERISVIDVPGGDAAAGLAAKVVAEPTVKGIDLFSGASGDFFACHDIQVLTPRKLAAAACLSQGQLWDISDPLAPRVTANIDTPDVDIWHSAAFTHDGKHVTFGDEYFGPAKEPFGAIWTYAVDDPGTPLSHLRIPRAEPSTYHNFNYVPVAGRNILVSSAYGSGTSVVDLTDPSNPREIGYYDMRSNQWSTYWYNGLIVANDISRGVDVLRFSGPETAGARKLPMLNPQTQTFLLG; encoded by the coding sequence ATGCGTAGACCAGCCCGGTTCCGATCACTCGTCGTCGTGGGGGCGGCCGTCCTGCTCGCCACGATGTCCGCTCCCGCCCAGGCGCACGAGCCGTGGGACGACGGGTCCGTCCCGCCGCCCCCGCCGAGCAGCCCGGCCGACGGCTACAGCCGCAACATGCACCTGCTCTCGACCGCCGCCCACACCGGCGGCGTCAACTCCGACCTCGCCTTCTCCGGCGACCTGGTCTTCGCCGGCCACTACGGCGGCTTCCGGATCATCGACATCTCCGAGCCGGGCGAGCCGGTCGAGCTGGCCGACGTGCACTGCAACGGGCCGCAGGGCGACGTCTCAGTCTGGGGTGACCTGCTGTTCCTGTCGGTGGACACGCCGCAGAGCACGCCGGGCTGCGAGGGGTCCCGCAACGTCACCGCGGCCACGCCGGGCGCCTGGGAGGGCGTACGGGTCTTCGACGTCAGCGACCCGAGCGCGCCGCGGTTCCTCCAGGCGATCCGGACCGACTGCGGCTCGCACACCCACACCCTGGTACCCCGCGAGGACGGCGGCACCTACATCTACGTCGCGTCGTACCCGTTGAGCGCCAGCAACATCGGCCCGGACTGCCGGGCGCCGTTCGAGCGGATCTCGGTGATCGACGTCCCGGGTGGCGACGCCGCCGCCGGTCTCGCCGCGAAGGTCGTCGCGGAGCCCACGGTCAAGGGGATCGACCTCTTCTCCGGCGCGTCCGGTGACTTCTTCGCCTGCCACGACATCCAGGTGCTGACCCCGCGTAAGCTCGCCGCCGCAGCCTGCCTGTCGCAGGGGCAGCTCTGGGACATCAGCGACCCGCTGGCGCCCCGGGTGACCGCGAACATCGACACGCCGGACGTGGACATCTGGCACAGCGCGGCGTTCACCCACGACGGGAAGCACGTCACCTTCGGCGACGAGTACTTCGGGCCGGCGAAGGAGCCGTTCGGGGCGATCTGGACGTACGCGGTCGACGACCCCGGCACGCCGCTGAGCCACCTGCGCATCCCGCGCGCCGAGCCGAGCACCTACCACAACTTCAACTACGTGCCGGTGGCCGGCCGCAACATTCTGGTCTCCTCCGCCTATGGCTCGGGGACCTCCGTGGTCGACCTGACCGACCCGAGCAACCCCAGGGAGATCGGCTACTACGACATGCGGTCCAACCAGTGGTCGACGTACTGGTACAACGGCCTGATCGTGGCCAACGACATCTCCCGGGGCGTGGACGTGCTCCGGTTCAGCGGCCCCGAGACGGCCGGGGCCAGGAAACTGCCGATGCTCAACCCGCAGACCCAGACGTTCCTCCTCGGCTGA
- a CDS encoding M28 family metallopeptidase produces MDGSHARYLRLHCGELAYEAGAPGSLVTKEVRHIVVSPRKTLAGMAVGAVVGSMTLVGPVQADPTNNSVDTLTKAVTVQGVLRHLDAFQAIADAHDGTRASGTSGFTASADYVAGKLAEAGYQVTRQPFQFPFYEEFGSSFAQVAPNPTTYVDGVDYDLMDYSAAGDVTGGVVPVDLALANPATSSSGCQPGDFTGLNLTGKVALMQRGECSFGQKATNARAAGAVGAIIMNQGNGTPANNPDRFALFAGTLGGPVGIPVVSVSFAKGVELASTAGLTVRITADTTSEVRSTENVIAQSREGRTDNVVMAGAHLDSVPEGPGFNDNGTGSAAILEVALQMAKVKPNNAVRFAWWGAEEGGLLGSNHYVNTLSPAQRADIALYLNFDMIGSPNYVYGIYDGDDSAASGSGPGPAGSAQIEDVFEAFFASRGLPTVPADFTGRSDYGPFIAPGVGIPAGGLFTGAEGVKTAAEAALVGGVAGKSYDPCYHQACDSLTPVADGADATLYGQLAGNALYGNVSTTALDVNSDAIATAVITFAYDTSTVNSVPRAPGKSHAAGSSEDAHGHQTM; encoded by the coding sequence GTGGACGGTTCCCATGCCCGCTACCTGCGTCTACATTGCGGGGAACTGGCGTACGAGGCCGGTGCGCCGGGGTCCCTCGTCACCAAGGAGGTGCGGCACATCGTGGTGTCTCCCCGGAAAACCCTCGCCGGCATGGCCGTCGGCGCCGTCGTCGGGTCGATGACCCTCGTCGGTCCCGTCCAGGCCGACCCCACCAACAACTCCGTCGACACACTCACCAAGGCCGTCACGGTGCAGGGCGTGCTCCGGCACCTCGACGCCTTCCAGGCGATCGCGGACGCCCATGACGGCACCCGCGCCTCCGGCACTTCTGGCTTCACGGCCAGCGCCGACTACGTGGCCGGAAAGCTGGCGGAGGCCGGTTACCAGGTCACCCGGCAGCCCTTCCAGTTCCCCTTCTACGAGGAGTTCGGCTCGTCCTTCGCCCAGGTGGCGCCGAACCCGACCACCTACGTCGACGGGGTCGACTACGACCTCATGGATTACTCGGCGGCGGGGGACGTCACGGGTGGGGTGGTCCCCGTCGACCTCGCCCTGGCCAATCCGGCCACCTCCAGCTCAGGATGCCAGCCCGGGGACTTCACCGGGCTCAACCTGACCGGCAAGGTCGCGCTCATGCAGCGCGGCGAGTGTTCGTTCGGTCAGAAGGCGACCAACGCCAGGGCCGCCGGCGCGGTCGGGGCGATCATCATGAACCAGGGCAACGGCACGCCGGCGAACAACCCGGACCGGTTCGCCCTGTTCGCCGGCACGCTCGGCGGCCCGGTGGGCATCCCGGTCGTGTCGGTCTCGTTCGCCAAGGGGGTCGAGTTGGCCTCGACCGCCGGCCTGACCGTCCGGATCACCGCGGACACCACCTCTGAGGTGCGCAGCACAGAGAACGTGATCGCGCAGTCCCGCGAGGGCCGCACCGACAACGTGGTGATGGCCGGGGCGCACCTGGACTCGGTGCCGGAGGGACCGGGGTTCAATGACAACGGCACCGGCAGCGCCGCCATCCTGGAGGTCGCGTTGCAGATGGCGAAGGTGAAGCCGAACAACGCGGTCCGGTTCGCCTGGTGGGGCGCGGAGGAGGGGGGCCTGCTCGGCTCCAACCACTACGTCAACACGCTGTCGCCGGCTCAGCGGGCCGACATCGCCCTGTACCTGAACTTCGACATGATCGGCTCGCCGAACTACGTCTACGGCATCTACGACGGTGACGACTCCGCGGCCTCGGGTTCGGGCCCCGGCCCGGCCGGCTCCGCGCAGATCGAGGACGTGTTCGAGGCGTTCTTCGCCTCCAGGGGCCTGCCCACCGTGCCGGCGGACTTCACCGGCCGGTCGGACTACGGGCCGTTCATCGCCCCCGGGGTCGGCATTCCGGCCGGCGGGCTCTTCACCGGCGCGGAGGGCGTGAAGACGGCCGCGGAGGCGGCGCTCGTCGGCGGTGTGGCCGGCAAGTCGTACGACCCCTGCTACCACCAGGCCTGCGACAGCCTTACGCCGGTCGCCGACGGCGCCGACGCGACCCTCTATGGCCAACTCGCCGGCAACGCCCTGTACGGGAACGTGAGCACGACGGCCCTGGACGTCAACAGCGACGCCATCGCCACCGCGGTCATCACGTTCGCGTACGACACCTCGACGGTCAACAGTGTGCCCCGCGCCCCCGGCAAGTCGCACGCGGCCGGGAGCAGCGAAGACGCGCACGGGCACCAGACCATGTGA
- a CDS encoding disulfide bond formation protein DsbA, whose amino-acid sequence MTTADMWFDPRCPWAWNASRWLLEVERVRDVRVRFHVMSLAVLNEGRDGLEEWYREWLKPGMGPVRVAVAAEQKFGNEVLRDLYTALGTRIHYDRAPIARELYVAALTEVGLPLELADAAESTDHDEALLASHHAGLEPVGEDLGTPTIHVTDHAGACNAFFGPVVAPIPRGEEAGRLWDGVLLVSGTDGFFELKRARTRRPIER is encoded by the coding sequence ATGACTACCGCCGACATGTGGTTCGACCCGCGCTGCCCGTGGGCCTGGAACGCCTCCCGCTGGCTGCTGGAGGTGGAGCGGGTCCGCGACGTGCGGGTCCGGTTCCACGTGATGAGCCTGGCCGTGCTCAACGAGGGGCGCGACGGGCTGGAGGAGTGGTACCGGGAATGGCTGAAGCCGGGCATGGGTCCGGTCCGGGTCGCCGTCGCGGCCGAGCAGAAGTTCGGCAACGAGGTGCTGCGCGACCTGTACACCGCGCTCGGCACCCGGATCCACTACGACCGCGCACCGATCGCCCGGGAACTGTACGTCGCGGCGTTGACCGAGGTCGGCCTGCCCCTCGAGTTGGCCGACGCGGCCGAGTCGACGGACCACGACGAGGCGCTGCTGGCCAGTCACCACGCCGGACTGGAGCCGGTGGGCGAGGACCTGGGCACCCCCACCATCCACGTCACCGACCACGCCGGAGCGTGCAACGCCTTCTTTGGACCCGTGGTGGCCCCGATCCCGCGCGGTGAGGAGGCGGGCCGGCTCTGGGACGGCGTGCTGCTGGTCTCCGGCACCGACGGGTTCTTCGAGCTGAAGCGGGCGCGCACCCGTCGGCCGATCGAGCGGTGA
- a CDS encoding bifunctional polysaccharide deacetylase/glycosyltransferase family 2 protein, with translation MGVWRGGRRTGEVGPPEPDRPWRRRNRRRWLFAAMATFILANVLAVGAYANARFTPDSQRRGPESASSVPATVRAGGTVVDLRSGRLDTRQMPANTIALTFDDGPDPVWTPKVLDTLSRHKVPATFFVLGSQVSRYPEISRRMVREGHELGIHTFTHPELTNVPSWRRRLEYSQTEAVIGYTTGVRAPLARLPYSSGVDAVDDSDWPIIRDSARWGYVSVFEDTDSRDWARPGTDAIVRNSTPKGNQGAIVLLHDSGGDRSQTVAALDRFIPEMQARGYRFTTVSDGLGWSAAASASTGEKIRGGLLVWAVRIADGTVRGLWLLLIVVGLLTLARTLLLFGYALRHARRRRAPNWSWGGRMNDPVTVIVPAHNERETIAGTVRSLASGTHPEIEVLVVDDESADGTAEEVELLGLANVRVARVPRGGKAAALNAGVALARHDLLVMVDADTVVEPDAIHRLVQPFADPGIGAVAGNVKVGNRRRLIGRWQHIEYVIGFSLDRRLYDSLHCMPTVPGALGAFRREAVHAAGGLSRATLAEDTDLTMGLHRAGWRVVYEETAVARTEAPSTLPQLWRQRYRWSYGTMQALWRHRRALIERGPSGRFGRRGLPFIALFSVLLPLLAPVVDIFAVYGLFFLDRVEAAVAWLAVLTIQVITAVLAFRLDREPLRPLWALPLQQFVYRQVMYLVLVHSVVTALSGGALRWQKLRRTGEVAAQPTVT, from the coding sequence ATGGGCGTCTGGCGTGGGGGGCGGCGGACCGGCGAGGTCGGTCCGCCGGAACCGGACAGGCCGTGGCGCCGCCGCAACCGCCGACGGTGGCTGTTCGCCGCCATGGCGACCTTCATCCTGGCCAACGTGCTGGCCGTCGGGGCGTACGCGAATGCCCGGTTCACTCCCGACAGCCAGCGCAGGGGCCCGGAGAGCGCCTCGTCGGTGCCTGCGACCGTCCGTGCCGGCGGCACGGTCGTCGACCTGCGCAGCGGGCGGCTCGACACGCGGCAGATGCCGGCGAACACAATCGCGCTCACCTTCGACGACGGCCCTGATCCGGTGTGGACGCCCAAGGTCCTGGACACGCTGAGCCGGCACAAAGTGCCGGCCACGTTCTTCGTGCTCGGCTCCCAGGTGAGCCGGTACCCGGAGATCAGCCGACGAATGGTGCGCGAGGGCCACGAGCTGGGTATCCACACCTTCACCCACCCAGAGCTGACTAACGTGCCGTCGTGGCGGCGCCGGCTGGAGTATTCCCAGACCGAGGCGGTCATCGGGTACACCACCGGCGTCCGCGCGCCCCTGGCCCGGCTGCCGTACTCCAGCGGAGTAGACGCGGTGGACGACTCGGACTGGCCGATCATCCGGGACTCCGCCCGGTGGGGGTACGTCTCCGTCTTCGAAGACACCGACAGCCGGGACTGGGCCCGGCCGGGCACGGACGCCATCGTCCGCAACTCCACCCCTAAGGGCAACCAGGGAGCTATCGTTCTGCTTCACGACAGCGGCGGCGACCGCTCCCAGACGGTGGCCGCCCTGGACCGCTTCATCCCTGAGATGCAGGCCCGGGGCTACCGCTTCACCACGGTCTCCGACGGGCTCGGCTGGTCCGCCGCCGCCTCCGCCAGCACCGGGGAGAAGATCCGCGGTGGACTGCTCGTCTGGGCGGTGCGGATCGCCGACGGCACGGTGCGCGGTCTCTGGCTGCTGCTGATCGTCGTTGGCCTGCTCACCCTGGCCCGCACCCTGCTGCTCTTCGGGTACGCCCTGCGACACGCCCGTCGCCGGCGGGCACCGAACTGGTCGTGGGGCGGCCGGATGAACGATCCGGTCACGGTGATCGTGCCCGCCCACAACGAACGGGAGACGATCGCCGGGACGGTGCGCAGCCTGGCCAGCGGGACCCATCCCGAGATCGAGGTGCTGGTCGTCGACGACGAGTCCGCCGACGGCACCGCCGAGGAGGTGGAGCTGCTCGGGCTGGCCAACGTCCGAGTAGCCCGAGTGCCGCGCGGCGGCAAGGCCGCCGCGCTCAATGCCGGCGTCGCCCTGGCCCGGCACGACCTGCTGGTCATGGTCGACGCGGACACCGTCGTCGAACCGGACGCGATCCACCGCCTGGTGCAGCCCTTCGCGGATCCCGGGATCGGCGCGGTCGCCGGCAACGTCAAGGTCGGCAACCGCCGCCGGCTGATCGGCCGGTGGCAGCACATCGAGTACGTCATCGGCTTCAGCCTCGACCGGCGGCTCTACGACTCGCTGCACTGCATGCCCACCGTCCCGGGTGCCCTCGGCGCTTTCCGCCGCGAGGCGGTGCACGCCGCCGGTGGCCTGAGCCGGGCCACCCTGGCCGAGGACACCGACCTCACCATGGGACTCCACCGCGCCGGCTGGCGGGTGGTGTACGAGGAGACGGCGGTGGCCCGGACCGAGGCGCCGAGTACGCTGCCGCAGCTCTGGCGGCAGCGCTACCGATGGAGCTACGGCACCATGCAGGCGCTCTGGCGGCACCGGCGGGCGTTGATCGAGCGCGGTCCGTCCGGTCGGTTCGGCCGGCGGGGCCTACCGTTCATCGCCTTGTTCTCGGTGCTGCTGCCGCTGCTCGCGCCGGTGGTGGACATCTTCGCCGTCTACGGGCTGTTCTTCCTCGACCGGGTGGAGGCCGCCGTCGCCTGGCTCGCCGTCCTGACCATCCAGGTGATCACCGCGGTCCTCGCGTTCCGGCTCGACCGGGAACCGCTGCGCCCGCTGTGGGCGCTGCCACTGCAGCAGTTCGTCTACCGGCAGGTGATGTACCTGGTCCTGGTCCACTCGGTGGTCACCGCGTTGAGCGGGGGCGCGTTGCGGTGGCAGAAGCTTCGCCGTACCGGGGAGGTGGCGGCCCAGCCGACGGTCACCTGA
- a CDS encoding glycoside hydrolase family 6 protein — translation MRVPLLSGALAAALLATLGSCRGGDEAYVPLRHPFRGATLLVDPDSPAAGWRRDHGAAWLDPIAGTPQARWLTGPEELPGLAGLLAAARARDALPLVVLYHIPNRDCAGPDAGARTAAAYARFVDQVVDALGDSRAAVILEPDAVAADCFDDARARMLADAVRVLAGAGQYVYLDAGHSRWRGPRQTAERLRHAGVARAEGFSVNVSNRQSIVDSQRWGVAVSDLVGGREMVIDTSRNGLPAPPDDQWCNAVPQALGRPPTTDPGLERVAALLWIKSPGESDGPCGRGEPDAGVFSPAQARALIADAPGLPAPARQAARDARAPVT, via the coding sequence GTGCGCGTGCCCCTGCTCTCCGGCGCCCTCGCCGCAGCGCTCCTCGCGACGCTCGGCAGTTGTCGGGGCGGTGACGAGGCGTACGTGCCGCTACGCCACCCGTTCCGCGGTGCGACCCTGCTGGTCGACCCCGACAGTCCCGCCGCGGGCTGGCGGCGCGACCACGGCGCCGCCTGGCTGGACCCGATCGCCGGCACCCCGCAGGCGCGCTGGCTGACCGGCCCCGAGGAACTCCCCGGTCTGGCCGGGCTGCTCGCCGCCGCCCGGGCTCGGGACGCGTTGCCGCTGGTGGTGCTTTACCACATCCCGAACCGGGACTGCGCCGGCCCGGACGCCGGCGCCCGAACCGCCGCCGCGTACGCCCGCTTCGTCGACCAGGTGGTCGACGCGCTCGGCGACAGCCGGGCGGCGGTGATCCTCGAACCGGACGCGGTCGCCGCGGACTGCTTCGACGACGCCCGGGCTCGGATGCTCGCGGACGCCGTCCGCGTGCTCGCCGGCGCCGGCCAGTACGTCTACCTCGACGCCGGACATTCCCGCTGGCGCGGTCCGCGACAGACGGCCGAGCGGCTGCGCCACGCGGGCGTCGCCCGGGCGGAGGGCTTCTCGGTCAACGTCTCCAACCGGCAGTCCATCGTCGACAGCCAACGGTGGGGCGTGGCGGTGTCCGACCTGGTGGGCGGCCGGGAGATGGTCATCGACACGTCCCGCAACGGGCTGCCGGCACCGCCGGACGACCAGTGGTGCAACGCCGTCCCGCAGGCCCTGGGCCGGCCGCCCACCACCGATCCCGGGCTGGAGCGGGTGGCCGCGCTGCTGTGGATCAAGAGTCCGGGCGAGTCGGACGGCCCGTGCGGGCGGGGCGAGCCGGACGCCGGCGTCTTCTCCCCGGCGCAGGCCCGTGCCCTGATCGCGGACGCGCCCGGGCTGCCGGCGCCGGCCCGGCAGGCGGCCCGGGACGCCCGGGCGCCGGTCACCTGA